Part of the SAR202 cluster bacterium genome, CTGGAAAACAAGGACCCGGAGCTTATGTTCGCCCTGGCCCGCGCCTACCACAACTGGTGCCACGACTTCTGCGCCGCCGACCGCTCCCGCCTCAAGATGGTGGCCCAGATACCCTCCTACGGCATCGATGACATGATTAAGGAGATGCGACGCGCCGTCACTGACCTGGGCGCCGTCACCGTCATGGCCTTCAAGCCCCAGGAAGGTAAGTTCTGGCACGACCCCTACTACGATGTCTTCTGGAACACCGCCGAAGAACTGGACGTCCCCGTGGCCTTCCACGGCGTCCAGAGCTCCAGCCCCCACACCGGCAAGCGGTACCAGGGCGTCCCCGGCACCCTCATCGCCCTGGAGCACGCCATCGGCTTCCCCTTTGAAAACATGATCTCCCTGGGCCACATGATCTACACCGGCATCCTGGAAAAGCACCCTGACCTCCGCATCGCCATGCTGGAAGGCAACGCCGGCTGGGTCCCCTTCTGGATGGGCCGCCTTGACGACCACATGCACGGTCGGCAGGCCGTCTTCATCACCCAGGACCAGAACCCCATGTCCATGAAGCCCAGCGAGTACTTCAAGCGGCAAGTCTGGGTGGCCTGCGACGGCGACGAGTTCGCCATCCCCGCCGTGGTCAGCCTCATGGGCGCCGACAATCTCCTCTGGAACACCGACTACCCCCACCCCGACGCCCCAGACCCCGACAAGGCCCTCCCCGAGTTCATGGAGCAGCCCATCTCCATGGACGCCAAGAAAAAAGTCCTCTGGGACAGCCCCGTCCGCCTCTTTGGCCAGCGCATCGTAAACTAAGCAACAGAAAAAGAGGCCCTCCGAATATTCGGAGGGCCTCTTGGTTTATGCAGAAGCCGCCGTGAGCAGATATTAGGAGGTTAATCTCAATCAGTCAGAGGCGGTTTGGACACGATGCATCACTTATAGTCTCTTTCTCATGACCGCTTGTACTTGCCAACATTTGAGGCGTATAAAGTCCTGATGGACTCCCAGAAATTCCTTCTCCCCTGATGGGAGAAGGTGCAGGATGAGGGTGAAACCCTAGGACTACAATCCTTATATCAATGCCACCTACCACCAGCGTGGGAAGGGCGGACCTCCCCTCAGGTCCCTTCCCCCCTTGAGTGGCAAGGCAGAGCCTGTCCTGAGTATGCCGAAGGAATGGGGGGTCAGGGATGGGACAGAGGCAGTGTCCTGGAGAACGACAGGATGGTAATCTAAGCAAACTTTGGTGTGGAGGGAACTATGAAGAAGGATTACAGGGTCATAGACGGCGACGGCCACATGCAAGAACCCACCGACATCTGGGACAAATACGTCGAAAAAGCCTACCACGACAAGCGCCCCCTGGTCTCCGGCCACGTTATGCGCTATCTCTTCAGCTACGCCCCCTGCCCCTCCTTCCCCGAAGGCCGCGGCCTCCCACGCCCCGACAGCGTCTTTGCCGACTGCCCCGACCGTTTCGGCAAGGCCTGGGACTCCTGGTGGTCCCTCCCTGCCCGCATCGACGCCATGAAGCAGGAAAAGGTGGACATCCAGGTCGGCTTCCCCACCAACGGCGGCGCCGCCCTCTCCTCCCATCTCACCGACGCGCCCCTCCAGGCCGCCCTCTGCCGCGCCTACAACAACTGGGCCACCGACTACTGCCGCGATTCCAAGGGCAAAGTCCAGTACATTGCCCTG contains:
- a CDS encoding amidohydrolase, whose product is MYKGLKVIDADAHMQEPPDVWDKYVEPKFYDRRPIVKEVEYRLFFKYEAGELYPQALGGKDQMGRLRPKEILARQPIKYGEAYEEYWSAESRLRDMQKFGWDKMVLIPGTGAQPIKLENKDPELMFALARAYHNWCHDFCAADRSRLKMVAQIPSYGIDDMIKEMRRAVTDLGAVTVMAFKPQEGKFWHDPYYDVFWNTAEELDVPVAFHGVQSSSPHTGKRYQGVPGTLIALEHAIGFPFENMISLGHMIYTGILEKHPDLRIAMLEGNAGWVPFWMGRLDDHMHGRQAVFITQDQNPMSMKPSEYFKRQVWVACDGDEFAIPAVVSLMGADNLLWNTDYPHPDAPDPDKALPEFMEQPISMDAKKKVLWDSPVRLFGQRIVN